Proteins from one Elusimicrobiota bacterium genomic window:
- a CDS encoding efflux RND transporter periplasmic adaptor subunit translates to MKKRYWLILAILILAIFGGIFYGNKKKIFNSKPKESNITLAEAQRGNITIKLQVKGIVKPLKSIPIYPPNRGGKITFLITEGAYVKNDDLIAQFDKVDLETRLSDDNYRLEQEFINEDKRLKDADKQVTQSYLKLQEAREKLRAVIPEVMNGNKSSADLKWAKQSVKEATIDYDLAKRYYTQYKTTGSPQMRDAKRNNEQLKKDLTQTDVYAPAEGLVVYEEVRVSGTRTEKVKPGDTVWRGQAIMSIPDLSKMSVIAEVNEVDLSKIQINDDCVIRIDAYPDQRFYGKVTRCENLVKDSVFTTGTKIVEVQIIIDGTNTILKPGMTAGIDIITNRLSQVVYVPINAVFEDESGQYYCQVSSGTQFIKRTVVTGDSNNDNIVILDGIKEGEKVALSNPATTEN, encoded by the coding sequence ATGAAAAAACGTTACTGGCTGATACTTGCGATACTGATACTCGCCATATTCGGCGGTATATTTTATGGAAACAAAAAAAAGATATTTAACTCAAAACCTAAAGAATCAAACATCACACTCGCTGAAGCGCAACGCGGCAACATCACTATTAAATTGCAAGTAAAAGGTATAGTCAAACCTTTAAAATCAATCCCAATATACCCCCCCAACCGCGGCGGTAAAATTACATTTCTTATCACAGAAGGCGCATATGTCAAAAATGACGACCTCATTGCGCAGTTTGATAAAGTTGATCTTGAGACCAGGTTAAGTGACGATAATTACCGACTGGAACAGGAATTTATTAATGAAGATAAACGTTTAAAAGATGCTGATAAACAAGTAACACAATCCTACCTGAAATTACAGGAAGCACGGGAAAAACTTCGCGCAGTAATCCCGGAAGTAATGAATGGCAATAAATCCTCAGCCGACCTAAAATGGGCAAAACAATCTGTAAAAGAAGCAACCATTGATTACGACCTTGCAAAACGGTACTATACGCAATACAAAACTACCGGCAGCCCGCAAATGCGTGACGCTAAACGCAATAATGAACAATTAAAGAAAGACCTCACACAGACTGATGTATACGCCCCGGCGGAAGGGTTGGTTGTATACGAAGAAGTACGTGTTTCCGGTACACGAACAGAAAAAGTCAAACCCGGCGATACGGTATGGCGCGGGCAGGCTATAATGTCAATCCCTGATTTATCCAAGATGTCGGTTATTGCGGAAGTAAACGAAGTTGACCTCTCAAAAATACAAATTAACGATGACTGTGTTATCCGTATTGACGCTTATCCTGACCAGCGTTTTTACGGGAAAGTAACCAGATGCGAGAACCTTGTCAAAGACAGTGTGTTCACTACGGGCACAAAAATTGTTGAAGTACAGATAATTATTGACGGGACAAATACTATCCTAAAACCCGGGATGACCGCAGGGATTGATATCATTACGAACCGTTTATCCCAGGTTGTATACGTCCCTATAAATGCCGTGTTTGAAGACGAATCAGGGCAGTATTACTGCCAGGTATCTTCCGGTACACAGTTCATCAAACGTACCGTAGTCACCGGTGATAGTAACAACGACAATATAGTCATTCTTGACGGTATAAAAGAAGGCGAGAAAGTTGCGTTATCCAACCCCGCCACAACAGAAAATTAA
- a CDS encoding secretin N-terminal domain-containing protein, translating to HGTQGDSNYSLPRNSTGTAQGGEQRDRGARMREMRQMVESAAKTDLTGSLAVNNDAKSKTILHLNYVKAKDMAVMLQIMIPDITVYAHEELNALEIYDNQQNISEAKKLVEISDLPKRQVVIELQILEISRTRSLDIGVEITNWSINLQSILPPNTVNSNSIGNILFGNITAKGLKTDIKILATPKIMISNRQLAQIHIGDRIPYEVASGGTGGSILYTVQFVDVGIKLTVTPTIYVNDEVDLDINAEVSTVGKLTQRGYPEIGTRKAVTNIHLKDKYTAVLGGLMKEELRKTLVGIPLLIDIPWFGHLFGRTQYEKVITEVRILLTPKIVTEENATVEFPPSKLEPYKLK from the coding sequence CACGGTACGCAAGGTGATAGTAATTATTCATTACCCCGTAACAGTACCGGCACTGCGCAAGGCGGTGAGCAGCGTGATCGTGGTGCGCGTATGCGCGAGATGCGCCAGATGGTAGAATCCGCAGCAAAGACCGACCTTACAGGCAGTTTAGCGGTAAATAATGACGCTAAAAGTAAAACTATACTCCATCTTAATTACGTTAAAGCAAAAGATATGGCGGTAATGCTGCAAATAATGATCCCTGATATCACAGTCTATGCGCATGAAGAATTGAATGCGTTAGAAATTTATGATAATCAGCAAAATATAAGTGAAGCAAAAAAACTTGTTGAGATCAGCGACCTACCCAAACGCCAAGTAGTTATTGAACTGCAAATCCTGGAGATCAGCCGTACAAGGTCATTGGATATCGGTGTGGAAATAACCAACTGGTCGATAAACCTCCAGTCAATACTTCCCCCAAACACTGTTAATTCCAACAGTATAGGGAACATCCTTTTTGGCAACATCACAGCCAAAGGGTTGAAGACGGATATCAAAATTTTGGCAACACCAAAAATTATGATCAGCAACCGCCAACTTGCGCAGATTCACATCGGTGATCGTATACCTTACGAAGTCGCCAGTGGCGGTACCGGCGGATCTATACTATATACCGTTCAGTTTGTGGATGTCGGTATAAAACTTACTGTAACACCGACGATATACGTCAATGACGAGGTAGACCTTGATATCAACGCGGAAGTAAGTACTGTAGGTAAACTCACTCAACGCGGCTATCCCGAGATAGGAACGAGAAAAGCTGTAACTAATATCCATCTTAAAGATAAATATACCGCCGTCCTTGGCGGGTTGATGAAAGAAGAACTGCGTAAAACATTGGTAGGTATACCGTTACTCATAGATATCCCGTGGTTTGGTCATTTATTCGGGAGAACACAGTATGAGAAAGTTATAACTGAAGTACGTATTCTTCTAACCCCGAAAATTGTTACTGAAGAGAACGCAACCGTTGAATTTCCTCCGTCAAAACTTGAACCCTATAAATTGAAGTAG